From the genome of Pelodiscus sinensis isolate JC-2024 chromosome 12, ASM4963464v1, whole genome shotgun sequence, one region includes:
- the C12H16orf46 gene encoding uncharacterized protein C16orf46 homolog, with translation MRSLPPPPPRQLPPPPVAQGNGFRVGGGGEQQQQLHSGVCSSISPRPAAPGPKTIKSIQGLGTGTMINSSKKKELDLEKSSEKAGESTWQCIYPNERREKNQVYALLNISKNIFEQEERSLEYVIRTGWEEAVQGWGKAAPFACLQLQKQAKKSRTNETVNSCLFCLDMRQNNDRSVSQETKSTRDQSKSDCKLSTEKKEVPVHSSESSSCTTTVDSKREGCNGKLRSTETFQGEKKSLPVKEYSAWHPEKVKTPETLKCKVVKTPEPTMPAPGIFEDSEQNSLLVLPPVKDATPKDSADSSLKKSKTVMSQSNQKMLNATSVETASGSKGTRTIDQKDEKENNCIIHDTVKEKKICEPLSFIPMFPKAFLQGGTEQLHWPCALWSDRKITTTSNSVSLRKNSHLANMQFLNAKGLQYTNHDKIRSPFTNNIKNRSLSEAKQGNESKPQAVQLLPGLFPSLTVKDRGRNVPFTCYQAQNKSKKPKTKKTVIHLPHIDIASNANKKLAQATKSTYKRSKYSCKVTAHDVGDKVSGKEEIPICCRQSFNFVPPTDGTKGEMSNGKLNATQTFQSKKNTKNLPRNQYNKKQLEKLISKSLNCKNMRLPHTSHGNLHDSLRYVTLRTLLDLFPLKETSPCLPLEPSSTKRKAISIQGNERTLNPASTETAFCIPVLKQSKKVKSDLLTA, from the exons ATGCGCTCATtgccgccgccccctccccgtcagctcccccccccccccgtcgcccAGGGTAACGGcttcagggtgggagggggcggagaacaacagcagcagctgcacagcgGCGTATGCAGCTCCATCAGCCCGCGCCCCGCCGCTCCGGGACCGAAAA CTATAAAGAGTATACAAGGCTTGGGTACTGGAACCATGATCAACTCCTCCAAGAAGAAGGAACTAGATTTAGAAAAAAGCAGTGAAAAAGCAGGAGAAAGCACGTGGCAATGTATCTACCCAAatgagaggagagagaagaatcAAGTTTATGCTCTTCTTAACATCAGTAAGAATATATTTGAACAAGAGGAAAGGTCCCTGGAATATGTTATCAGGACAGGATGGGAAGAAGCT GTGCAAGGCTGGGGTAAAGCTGCTCCATTTGCTTGCCTTCAGTTGCAAAAGCAAGCCAAGAAATCAAGGACAAATGAAACTGTTAACAGTTGCCTGTTTTGCTTAGATATGAGGCAAAATAATGACAGAAGTGTGAGCCAAGAAACCAAGTCTACAAGGGATCAATCAAAATCTgattgcaaattaagcacagaaAAGAAAGAGGTCCCGGTCCATTCCAGCGAGTCCTCCAGCTGTACTACCACAGTTGATAGTAAGAGAGAAGGCTGTAATGGCAAGTTACGCTCCACTGAGACATTTCAAGGTGAAAAGAAAAGTTTGCCAGTAAAAGAATATAGTGCATGGCATCCAGAAAAAGTGAAAACCCCAGAAACCCTAAAATGTAAAGTTGTAAAGACCCCTGAGCCTACCATGCCTGCTCCAGGTATATTTGAAGATTCAGAGCAAAACTCTTTGCTGGTATTGCCACCCGTGAAAGATGCAACTCCAAAAGACAGTGCAGATTCTTCTTTAAAGAAGAGCAAAACAGTTATGTCCCAATCAAATCAGAAAATGCTCAATGCTACTTCAGTGGAGACTGCTTCTGGTAGTAAGGGTACTAGAACAATAGATCAAAaggatgaaaaagaaaataactgTATAATTCATGATACagtgaaggagaaaaaaatttgTGAACCATTATCTTTTATCCCAATGTTTCCAAAAGCATTCCTACAAGGAGGCACTGAGCAGTtacactggccctgtgctctttGGTCAGATAGAAAAATTACAACCACTTCTAATTCTGTTTCTTTGAGAAAGAACAGTCATCTTGCCAACATGCAGTTTCTAAATGCAAAAGGATTACAGTATACAAACCATGATAAAATCAGAAGTCCTTTCACCAACAATATTAAAAACAGAAGTCTCTCAGAGGCTAAGCAAGGAAATGAATCAAAACCACAGGCGGTGCAACTGCTTCCTGGACTATTCCCTTCCTTAACG GTAAAAGACAGGGGTAGAAATGTTCCTTTCACCTGTTACCAAGCGCAAAATAAGTCTAAAAaaccaaagacaaagaaaacagtcATTCACTTACCCCACATAGATATAGCATCAAATGCCAACAAAAAATTGGCTCAAGCAACCAAGTCTACATACAAGCGATCAAAATACAGTTGCAAAGTAACTGCACATGATGTAGGAGACAAAGTTTCAGGAAAAGAAGAGATTCCAATCTGTTGTAGACAATCTTTCAATTTTGTTCCTCCAACAGATGGCACTAAAGGAGAAATGAGTAATGGCAAATTGAATGCTACTCAGACTTTTCAAAGTAAAAAGAATACCAAGAACTTGCCAAGAAACCAGTACAataaaaagcaattggaaaagcTGATAAGCAAATCTCTGAACTGTAAAAATATGAGGCTGCCACACACAAGCCATGGTAATCTTCATGATAGCCTGAGATATGTGACCTTAAGGACATTACTGGATTTGTTTCCACTGAAAGAAACATCTCCCTGTTTGCCTTTAGAGCCTTCTTCTACGAAGAGGAAAGCAATTTCCATCCAGGGAAATGAGAGAACTCTTAATCCTGCTTCGACCGAGACTGCTTTCTGCATCCCGGTACTAAAACAAAGCAAGAAAGTGAAAAGTGACTTGTTGACAGCATGA
- the PPP1R3E gene encoding protein phosphatase 1 regulatory subunit 3E codes for MDKATSLHTSVPTPPPRLYLPRNFSCSACLYGSLAEQCKGDCSPEPEGEPSPTPVVREAAAPREKPQPSRGREPSVPPVPPSPTLRRRAKSLPTPGERSLRPALQQSPSRRKSVRFADSLGLELISVRHFCEADLPQVPVPLPLQARAADLFKTRKPPALGELEPVMFGPSPLMEPLFSPQPGASPGFAERVRQHKVKLEWVRAEPAGLRGAVRVLNLAYEKAVSVRYTLNRWVSCAEVAAAYVSPGPADGLTDRFSFHLPAAAAGGTLEFAVRYRVAGTEYWDNNEGLNYRLRGRQRTARAATSPSQEPDGGAWIHFI; via the coding sequence ATGGATAAGGCGACGTCGCTGCACACTTCAGTGCCCACGCCGCCGCCTCGGCTCTACCTGCCTCGGAACTTCAGCTGCAGCGCCTGCCTCTATGGCAGCCTGGCCGAGCAGTGCAAGGGCGACTGCAGCCCGGAGCCCGAAGGGGAGCCCTCTCCCACGCCGGTGGTGCGAGAAGCGGCAGCCCCCCGAGAGAAGCCGCAGCCTTCCCGCGGCCGGGAGCCCTCGGTACCCCCtgttccccccagccccacgctgcgcCGGCGGGCCAAGTCGCTGCCTACGCCCGGCGAGCGCAGCCTTCGGCCGGCCCTGCAGCAGAGCCCGTCCCGCAGGAAGTCGGTGCGCTTCGCAGACTCGCTGGGCCTGGAGCTCATCTCCGTGCGCCACTTCTGCGAGGCCGACCTGCCCCAGGTGCCGGTGCCGCTGCCCCTGCAGGCCCGCGCCGCCGACCTGTTCAAGACCAGGAAGCCGCCGGCGCTGGGCGAGCTGGAGCCGGTGATGTTCGGGCCCTCGCCGCTGATGGAGCCGCTCTTCTCGCCACAGCCCGGCGCCAGCCCCGGCTTCGCGGAGCGAGTGCGGCAGCACAAGGTGAAGCTGGAGTGGGTGCGGGCCGAGCCCGCCGGCCTGCGCGGCGCCGTGCGCGTCCTCAACCTGGCCTACGAGAAGGCAGTGTCCGTGCGCTACACGCTCAACCGCTGGGTCAGCTGCGCCGAGGTGGCGGCCGCCTACGTGTCGCCGGGCCCCGCCGACGGCCTGACCGACCGCTTCTCCTTCCACCTGCCGGCGGCGGCCGCGGGGGGCACGCTGGAGTTCGCCGTGCGCTACCGGGTGGCCGGCACCGAGTACTGGGACAACAACGAGGGGCTCAACTACCGGCTGCGGGGCCGCCAGCGCACCGCTCGGGCCGCCACTTCCCCGAGCCAGGAGCCCGACGGCGGCGCCTGGATCCACTTCATCTGA